In a genomic window of Rhinoderma darwinii isolate aRhiDar2 chromosome 10, aRhiDar2.hap1, whole genome shotgun sequence:
- the LOC142661555 gene encoding C-X-C chemokine receptor type 3-like — translation MSIIIDMSNIDYENMTFSYSAFSDSGEYEICFNEENKIFDQIFLPTFYSILFAAGILGNGLVMLVMLTNKQKMQSTDVFIFHLALADMLLVLTLPFWATQATVSWIFGEALCKIVASLFKVNFYAGTFLLACISFDRYLSIVYAVQIYRKHRTNRVHWNCFAVWSLCIILCIPDALYYSVSFESRVNMSLCEPLFPEKQSRTLKVMMTLLFQIGVFLLPLIGMLFCYSHIIITLLKSQGFKKQKAMRLIIAVVVAFFLCWTPYNIVAFIDMLTLLDVVKYDCIVTRNIDFALSVTSCICYLHCCLNPILYAFIGAKFKSNLFDLIGKTRLCPQFVAKQVKRRQTSSRSFTWSSSGDTTVSGIY, via the coding sequence AGTAACATCGACTATGAAAACATGACATTTTCATACTCAGCCTTTTCAGACAGTGGAGAATATGAAATATGTTTCAATGAGGAGAACAAAATTTTTGACCAAATTTTTTTGCCAACTTTCTATAGCATTTTATTTGCTGCTGGAATACTGGGCAATGGGCTGGTCATGTTGGTGATGCTGACCAATAAGCAGAAGATGCAGAGCACGGATGTGTTCATTTTTCACTTGGCACTGGCGGATATGCTGCTGGTCTTGACTTTACCATTTTGGGCAACACAAGCAACTGTGAGCTGGATATTTGGAGAGGCCCTATGCAAAATAGTTGCATCCCTTTTCAAGGTCAACTTCTACGCCGGAACTTTCCTCCTCGCCTGTATCAGCTTTGACCGGTATCTCTCTATAGTATATGCTGTTCAGATCTACAGGAAACACAGAACGAACCGTGTCCACTGGAATTGCTTTGCCGTGTGGTCTctgtgtattattctgtgtatcccCGATGCTCTGTATTATTCTGTCTCATTTGAGTCTCGCGTCAACATGTCTCTTTGTGAACCACTCTTCCCCGAGAAACAATCGAGGACCTTGAAAGTGATGATGACGTTACTGTTTCAGATCGGTGTCTTCTTGCTTCCTCTCATTGGGATGCTGTTCTGCTACTCACACATTATAATAACTCTGCTGAAATCTCAAGGGTTTAAGAAGCAGAAGGCAATGAGGCTTATCATAGCAGTTGTGGTGGCTTTCTTCTTGTGTTGGACTCCATATAATATTGTAGCTTTCATAGATATGTTGACCTTGCTGGACGTAGTTAAGTATGATTGCATCGTAACAAGAAACATTGATTTTGCATTATCAGTCACATCCTGTATATGTTACTTGCATTGCTGCCTGAACCCGATTCTCTATGCTTTCATTGGGGCAAAATTTAAGAGTAACTTGTTCGACCTGATCGGTAAAACAAGACTATGTCCACAGTTTGTGGCCAAGCAAGTCAAGAGGAGGCAAACTTCATCAAGATCTTTCACTTGGTCTTCATCCGGAGATACAACCGTGTCTGGGATTTACTAA